A window of the Henckelia pumila isolate YLH828 chromosome 3, ASM3356847v2, whole genome shotgun sequence genome harbors these coding sequences:
- the LOC140893069 gene encoding homeobox-leucine zipper protein ROC2-like isoform X2, with amino-acid sequence MLSVATGFAAISHKIVTRMMADESRHQFDLNVNVNEDINLVDDHQPNRRRHTQHQIQGLEAFFKDCPIPDYKQRRALGLELGLEPQQVKFWFQNKRTQLKTRHDHLKNAELRAENKRLRDENTTNLEHLESVACASCGCPISIREISVEEHRLRAENVWLREQIHRFSTIAARYIGKPVADNIPDSKPL; translated from the exons ATTGTTACAAGGATGATGGCTGATGAATCTCGTCACCAATTTGACCTGAACGTAAATGTAAATGAAGACATTAATTTGGTTGATGACCATCAACCAAACAGAAGGCGACACACGCAACACCAGATCCAAGGGCTAGAAGC GTTTTTCAAAGATTGCCCAATCCCAGACTACAAACAAAGAAGAGCATTGGGGCTCGAATTAGGGTTGGAGCCGCAGCAAGTAAAATTTTGGTTCCAAAATAAGCGTACACAGCTGAAA ACGCGACATGACCACCTAAAAAATGCAGAGCTCCGAGCAGAAAACAAAAGACTCAGAGACGAAAACACGACTAACTTGGAACATCTAGAGAGTGTTGCATGCGCTAGTTGTGGCTGCCCTATTTCTATACGAGAAATCTCGGTCGAGGAACATCGTTTGCGTGCAGAAAATGTGTGGTTGAGAGAACAG ATTCATCGGTTCTCCACGATAGCAGCACGATACATTGGCAAGCCTGTCGCAGACAATATTCCCGATTCAAAACCCCTGTGA
- the LOC140893069 gene encoding homeobox-leucine zipper protein ROC2-like isoform X3, with translation MMADESRHQFDLNVNVNEDINLVDDHQPNRRRHTQHQIQGLEAFFKDCPIPDYKQRRALGLELGLEPQQVKFWFQNKRTQLKTRHDHLKNAELRAENKRLRDENTTNLEHLESVACASCGCPISIREISVEEHRLRAENVWLREQIHRFSTIAARYIGKPVADNIPDSKPL, from the exons ATGATGGCTGATGAATCTCGTCACCAATTTGACCTGAACGTAAATGTAAATGAAGACATTAATTTGGTTGATGACCATCAACCAAACAGAAGGCGACACACGCAACACCAGATCCAAGGGCTAGAAGC GTTTTTCAAAGATTGCCCAATCCCAGACTACAAACAAAGAAGAGCATTGGGGCTCGAATTAGGGTTGGAGCCGCAGCAAGTAAAATTTTGGTTCCAAAATAAGCGTACACAGCTGAAA ACGCGACATGACCACCTAAAAAATGCAGAGCTCCGAGCAGAAAACAAAAGACTCAGAGACGAAAACACGACTAACTTGGAACATCTAGAGAGTGTTGCATGCGCTAGTTGTGGCTGCCCTATTTCTATACGAGAAATCTCGGTCGAGGAACATCGTTTGCGTGCAGAAAATGTGTGGTTGAGAGAACAG ATTCATCGGTTCTCCACGATAGCAGCACGATACATTGGCAAGCCTGTCGCAGACAATATTCCCGATTCAAAACCCCTGTGA